AACAAGGGATCGAGCGCTTGTATCATGAACAACGGGTAACGTCAGTGTTCATCCTCGATGAAATGCATTTAGCGAAGGATGCCTTTCTGCAGGATATCGCGATCCTGTTCAACTTTCACATGGACTCAACGAATCCGTTTGTCTTGATTTTGGCGGGGCTGCCCCATTTACAGGCAAAACTACGGTTGAATCAACACCGTCCGCTTCACCAACGAATCATCATGCGATACCAGATGGGGCCTCTTGATAAGGAAGAAGTGGTAGGATATATCGAACACCGCCTGAAACAGGCGGGGGCGAAACACTCGATTTTTACCCCAGCTGCCTTAGAAGCGATCGCCCTGCAGTCGCAGGGGTGGCCGCGGATCATCAACAACCTCGCCACCACTTGCCTGTTATACGGCGCTCAATTAAAAAAACATATGATTGACGAAGACATTGTGCGTATGGCAGCCGAAGAAATGGGGTACTGACACAGCAGGGGCTGATCGGCCCCTGTTATGTTTCATCCCGATCCATCCTCATTCTAGTTAATCATCCGAAATAATGTGCAAACGTTCGGAAATAATCTGCAAAACCTGGAATAATTCGCAAAGATTTTGCACATTATTTCCGAATCCGTCCGAAATAATTTGAAAAAGGGATTCTGAAATAATGTGCTAATTTACACTCCGTCTATCCATGCAGATTCCTCTAATTCAAGTGGTACGGCATCCATAAAGTTTTTCGTCATCCAAATCGCATAAGGCAACGAGGAGGATGCAAGAAACAACATCGTGCCTAACAACGAATCATGCAAATTCAAAAACATAAACAATTGGTACACCGGAACCATTACAGCGGTAATCGGTAATGATGTCATAAATAAAATGGTCAAAAGAAAGGGCTTCTTATACTTGAGCTGGTATCTTGATAACGGATACGCCGCTAATGTAGCGGCTACTACTGTTATAAACGACTGACCAAGCGAGAGAAAAACTCCGATTAAAAGAGAGCGTTGATTAGTCTTATCTGTTAAAACCGAAGTGAAATTTTCCACACTAATTGTTCTCGGAATCCTCAACGACACTGTAGCGTGGGGATCAAACGATGCAAAAAGGATCCACAGCAAAGGAAGAAAAAACACTATTCCTATAAAACTAAGTACAATATATGGAATAAATTTCTCTAATGTGCTCTTAGTCATCTGCATTCCCGCCTCTTCCTTCTAAACTTTAACCTTTAACAAACGGATATATAGTAAACTTGCAATTATTCCAATTAGTAACATTGCCAAAGAGATGGCCGTCCCGTAACCTAACTGATAATTAACAAAGGCCTGATTATACATGTAAATAGGAAGTGTTTGAGTTGCCATTCCAGGTCCACCGCCTGTTAAAGCATAAATTAATGTAAATACACCTAACGTTTGCAATGTAACAAGGATCATGTTTGTAACAATTTGTCCCTTAATCACAGGAATAATGATTTTCCACAACCTCTGCCATCCTGTGGCGCCGTCAATAATCGCTGCTTCTTCTAACGATTTAGGAACGTTGTCGAGAGCAGATTGGAACACTAACATGGAAAATGCTGTTCCATGCCAAATATTAGCGATAATGACACTAACCATTGGAAAAGTAAATAACCATGCAATAGGTTTAATCCCGATCCATTGGAGCATAGTATTTAATGTACCATGTTCATTTAAAAAAGCGAAAAAAGCAAATGCAACCACAACTTCCGGAGTGACCCACCCTGCAAGCACAGTAGCCCCTATAACACGCCGAAATGTGCGATTCCTTTCTTTCATCAATAGGGCTAGTATAAACCCTAATACTTGTTGGCCGATAACAGCAGAAAAAACGAGAAAAATTATCGTTTTAATAACACTTACTCGGAAGTTAGGATCTGAAAACATATACAAAAAATTTTTAAACCCGACAAACTCTATCGCCTGAGCAGTCGTACCAGTAAGCGACATGTTGGTAAAGGCGAAGTAAAAAGTTAGCAAAATCGGACCTATAAAAAAGACCACTAACAACGAACAAGCCGGGAACAAGAACAAAATCGACCTTAATATCAAACGGCCGTCCCTTTTATTCTGGACATTTGAAAAGTGTTGTATGTTTCGATGGATATTTTTTCGCATCTCAGCATCCATAGGCATCCACCTTCCAAAAAAGTGGTGTAAAAGTGATCATCTTAAAAGATGATCACTTTTATAATTTTATTTATATTCTCGAACCTCTACATTTTCGGATCCCACTATGCGTGTAACCTCCCTTGCATATTGATCCATCGCCTCTGTAGGACTGAGACTCCCCGTAGCAACCGCTTCTACAGCTGCCTGGATAGCAGTAGAAACCGCCGGATATTTATCCACCCCAGGTCTAAAATGTGTAAATTTAATAAAGCTAGCGGCTTCTTTTGTGACACTTCCAGGAGCGTTAAGCACTTCTGGGTCCTGAGCAACATCAGTACGTGGGGTCAAATCCCCTTGCTTCAGGACATATAATTTGTTATATTCTTTGCTAGTAGCCAACTTAATAAACTCCCATGCTAAATCCTTATTGTCAGCTTTAGTCGGAATCGAGAGCGCCCATCCTCCGGACATTGAGGTAAAACCCGGATCCTGTCCATGTTGTGTTGGCATTGCAGTCAGTTTATATACTTTTGTCCCTTCTGGCCAAGGTGAAGGACCTCCCTCTCTCCAAACCCCTGGAACCCAATTCCCGTTCAATACAATGCCTACTTTTTCCTTGGGCATTAACTCTGTCTGAACAATGTCCCCAGCTTTCCCTGTCAATACCTGTGATAATTCCGGCCCTAGACCATTCGAATAAATTTCATGGATAAACTCGAGGGAATCCAAGAATCCTTGGCTTTTAACAACCCACTTTTTTGTATCAAAGTTGTAAAGTGTATCATTTGTTCCATACAGAAGCATTTCAAACGTCTGCATCGACGTTGCCTCTCCTGTTGCCTTGCCGGAATTTGCCCAGAACGGGACAACCCCCGGTACTTTCTCTTTAATGGTTTTGGCGGCCTCTAACACATCATCCCAGCTTTTTGGGTTCCACGGTACCGGAAGACCTGCTTTACTAAAAATATTTACGTTATACCAAAGCCCACGTGTATCTGTACTATAAGGAACGCCATATATCTTTCCATCAACAGCTGTTACTCCTTGCTTGACACTATCGTTAAAATTTTTCCAATCATCCCACTGATTAATGTATTTATCTAGAGGATCTATATTGCCAGCGGCGGCATCAGAGTTAATCATAAAAGTGTCTTCCGTAACAATGTCGGGAGCCGTTTGCTCATTCTTTACCATCAAAGCGAGTTTCGCAAAAAAGTCACCTTCAGATGCCTGAATTGGCACAAATCGAACTTTTACATCCGGATGTTGTTTCTCAAACTCCGCTTTTACCGCATTTAACCATTCTTTTAAACCCACATTTCCGGAACCAAAATCTCGGAAAGCGATTTCGATAGAAAAATTTCCTCTAGTCCTTATAGACCGTTACTTTCGAGGAATTGGTGCTAATAGCGTCTGCACGGATAATATTTTAGGCGCCTACGAGGCAACAAAGCATTTGCTTGATTTAGGGCATGCTAAAATAGGGATCATCTCTAGTATTCCGGAAGGAACAACTAGCATCGAGGACAGAATTAAAGGATTTGAAAAAGCACTAACAGAGTATAATATTCCCATCGATCATCACTTGTATCTCTTAGATCTTACACTTGAGGAGCATGATAATACAAATAAGGATAAAATCAGGGACTTCCTCTCTAACCACCGGGATATCACCGCCCTATTTGTGATAAATAATGGCCTGACAGTTATGGAAGTAGCCCTGGAAATGGGCTATACTATTCCACAAGACTTATCTATTATTATGTTTGATGACTATGAGTTTTCGCATCTTCTCAAAGTTCCGCCTACATGTATGAGGCAACAAGAAAAATTATTGGGGCAAGAAGCTGTAAAACTAATTATATCGACAGTTGAAAATCCGTTACAAAAACGTCAGCAAATCTTTGTGCCTCCAAAGCTTATTATCAGAAATTCAACTGCTCTATATAAAGCAAAGACTAGCCAACAGGTAAATTAACAAGACCCTTCCGTTAATACAGGTATTTGTACTAAAAAAGAGACTCCTGCCAAGATGCACACAAGCGCAGTCAGGCAGGAGTTTGTTGTCTCAATCCCTCTTACCTCCCCCGAAACACCGGCTTCCGCTTTTCTAAAAAGGCGCGAACGCCTTCGCGGTGGTCTTCGGTTTGCCGCATGCGCTGTTGGGCGTCGGTTTCGAGTTCGAGCACGCGAAGCAACTCTTCTTTTGTTTGTTCGACGTACACCATTTTCGTGGCGATCATGGCTTGAAGCGGTTTTTCCCGCAAGGAAGCGATGAATTGTTCGGCTTGCTCCTCATTGTCAACGACGAGATCGACAAGTCCAAGGTGTTGCGCTTCGTCCGCGCTCATCGGTTTTCCTTCCCAAATGATCTGTTTGGCTTTCGCCGTGCCGACCCGCTGGGCCAAGAAGAAATGCCCGCCGCCGTCTGGGATGAGGCCGATGCCGATGAAATTCATCGCCAAGCGCGCTTCTTTCGTGGCGATGAGGTAATCGCTCGCCAAGGCAAAGCTGAACCCAAGGCCGGCCGCTGGGCCATGGATGAGCGAAACGGTGATTTTCGGCATCGTATACAAGAGCATGATCATCTCCTGAATCGTTTTCATCACGGTTTGAAATTGGCTCGGGTCATCAACCGCCAGCATTGTCTTAATGTCGCCACCCGCAGAAAATCCTCTCCCTTTGCCGCGGATGACGACAACGGAAGCATCACTTTCCTTGATTTTCCGCAGCGCGTCGACGAGTTCCGTTAGCATTTGCACATCCATAGCATTTAACGCCTGCGGGCGGTTCAGTTCCAATATCGCTTTGTTTTGGTCAAATGTCAGCACAACCGTTTCCATGGCTCTCCTCCTCTGAATGATGATTCATTTCTTTTCATTCGCCATGAAGATTGTTTTTTCCTTGTTGGCGGCAAAAATATCATGTTCTCCAACACATCCATGCTTGACATCTTCATCTACTTGTAATAGCTTCTATGTCGGTGTTGCTTTTTTTCGAAGCACAGCGTGCCGATAAAGGAGTGGATCGCATGAGAAATCCAAGTGTACGAAACATCTCGTTTTATGCAGCGGCGGCTTCGATCTTCTCGATGATGGTCTACAACGTCTTTTATCATCTAGGAACATTCCCGATTTCAAGCTGGGACGAAGCGCGTCATGGCGTCAATGCATACGAAATGCTGAGGCATGGAAACTTGATCGTCAACACATACCTTGGGCATCCTGATTACTGGAATTTAAAGCCTCCTGTTAGCTACTGGGCGATCATGATTGGCTATAAACTCGTTGGGATGAACGCGCTTGGTTTGCGGCTGATGTCTGGCATTTGCGCTACGCTCACGGCCGTTGCCATTGCGCTATTTGTGAAAAAACGGTTTGGAAGCATGGCCGCGATCGTCTCATTGCTTGCCTTGTCTACTAGCACCCAATATCTTCTCAACCATTGCGCTCGCACAGGAGATGCGGATTCGCTCTTTGTATTCTTCTTTACGTTATCCATCCTTTCTTTGCTGGCCGCCAGACGGCAGACGCGATGGTTGTATGCAGCGGGCCTTGCCTGTTCACTTGCTTTTTTAACGAAAAGTTGGCATGCGGGGAACATTCTGTTGATCATGGTCTTATATTTTCTCATCACTAGGCAGTGGGAGTCAGGACGCTGGCGCGCATGGTGGAGGGCAGCGCTCACCTTCGTTGTTCCTGTGCTCGCTTGGGCTTTTGCCCGCTATCACTATGATGGATTCAGTTTTTTTAAACAAATGATCGGATATGACTTGTTGTTGCGCTCCACTCGGCCCATTGAAGGTCATATCGGCGATGAAACCTACTACGGCATCATTCTTGTTCATTTTTTCTTTTGGTGGCTGGCGCTCTTGGTCGGAATCATGGTCATCAGTTACATGCAAGGCGTTCGTCTTTTAGCGTTTGAAGGAACAGACCATCGATTGAAAGAAGATGTGATCGGGATTTTGCTTTGGATTTGCGTCCCGCTTCTCATGTTTACCATAGCTAAGACGAAAATCAGATGGTACATCCTCCCTGTCTATCCGCCGCTTTGCATGTTGATTGGCATTTGCGCAAGTCAATTATGGAGAAAAGGAACGTGGGGAGCGCGGGGAGTGTTGCTGACTGGACTGTTGTTCGTCGCATCGTTTTACGAAACGAATATTCAACATTATATCCATCATCCCAAGCCAAATTTCGAACTGGCATTGCTTCAGCAGACCGCCCAAATGCCTGTTCATGGATACGAACTGTTTATGTACCATCCGTTGCACGAGAAGGGTCGCTGGCCGCAAAATGCGGTCTTGACAGCAGAGCTTGCGAATGACCTCAAACCTCGGCACGGAGGGCTGAAAACGTTCTTGCATACAAGCCGAAGCCTGCTTCTCGTGAAAAAAGCATGGTTCAGCAAACAGCTCGAGCATCAATACCACCTGTCTGTTCTCGCCTCGAACCGTTGGGGATATATTTTGGAAAAGCACGCTTAAACATACAGCCTTGGAGTGCCACTCTCTCCAAGGCTGCGCAACTATTCTTCTAGAATTTTAGGAACAAACTTTACTCCAATCTCTTCTCATCCCGCTTAATTCTGGTTAAAAATAATCAATTTCAACTCCGTCATTTCCTCGATCGCATAGCGAATCCCTTCGCGGCCAAACCCGCTTTCTTTCACGCCGCCGTACGGCATATGGTCAACGCGGAACGTTGGGATGTCGTTAATCAACACGCCGCCAACGTGCAGTTGTTTCGCCGCTTTCCACGCGGTATGGACGTTGTCGGTGTAGATGCCCGCCTGCAAGCCGTAGCGCGAGTCATTGACAAGTTCAATGGCTTCATCGATCGAACGGACGCGGTTGATCAAGACGATCGGGGCGAACACTTCTTGGCAAGACACTTTCATCGTCGGTTCGGCGTCCACAATGACCGTCGGAAGCAAGATATTGCCGTCGCGCTCGCCGCCGAGGACGACGTTGGCGCCGCCTTGTTTTGCCTCTTCGATCCAAGAGAGCGCCCGGTCGACATCGTTTGGCGTAATCAAGGCGGATACATCGGTGGTTGGATCCAACGGGTCGCCTGTTTTCAACTGTTTCGCGGCGGCGACAAATTTTTCGACGAACTCGTCATAGCGCTTTTCATGGACATAGACGCGCTGGAGCGAAATACATACTTGTCCTTGGAACGTGAACGCGCCAAATACGCAGCGCGGGATGATGCGGTCAAGATCGACCTGCTCGTCGACGATCACGGCCGAGTTGGAGCCAAGCTCCAACGTCACCCGCTTTAAGCCTGCTTTATTGCGGATCGCGATGCCGACTTCCGGGCTGCCGGTGAAGGTGATCATGCTGATGCGCGGGTCGGTGACGATTTTGTCGCCGACCGTGCGGCCGCTTCCCGTGACGACGTTGAGCGCCCCTTTCGGCAAACCGGCTTTTTCGAACAGTTCGGCAATAAAGTAGGCGGACAGCGGCGTTTGGCTGGCTGGTTTTAACACAACTGTGTTGCCCGAGGCGATGGCCGGGCCAAGTTTATGGGCGACCAAGTTCATCGGGAAGTTAAACGGCGTAATCGCCCCGATGACGCCGATCGGCTCGCGGACCGTCAAGGCGATGCGATTTTCCCCACCCGGCGCGGCGTCGAGCGGCAGTGTTTCCCCATGAATGCGTTTGGCTTCTTCGGCGGCGAATTTGTACGTTTGGATCGTGCGGGCGACTTCCCCTTTCGCCGTGGTGATCGGTTTGGCTGCTTCCAGCGCGATCAACCTCGCCGCTTCTTCCTGCCGCTCTTTCAGCTGCTCGACGACCCGCTCTAAAATGGCGGCTCGTTCATGCGCTGGCATGGCAGTCATCGTTTGCCGCGCGGCGTATGCCGCGGCAATGGCTTCATCGACTTCTTCTTCTGTCGCTGTCGGAATTTCGGCAATCGTCTCGCGTGAGTATGGCGATTTCAGCTCAGTGTACGACTTGGCTTCCCGCCATTCGCCGTTGATGTATAGCTTCTGTTTCTGCACCGCGATTGACATCTTTTCACCCTTCCCTTCTTTTAAGCACGCGGCCGAAATTTTCCCCTTCAGTATATGTCCCGCATGCCCTGTTTATTTGTTTCATTCGCCATCGCGCGTGAAAATCCTTCCACTTGTCCTTTGTTTACGAAAGCCGTCCGTTGCCATGCAGCGCCATCATTCGCCTCTCTCGTTACGGGTGACGTTCCCCTCCCCTCTCTATGATAACACTCCGTCGCTCGGTTTGCCGCCAAACTGCTTGCCCCTGTTCGCGGAAAGACAAGCAACATAGCCCTTGGTCACCGGCCGCCCAACGTTCGGCGCAACATTTCCTCAGCTAACCGTTCAGCCCCGCAAGGCATGATGATGGCTTTCTAATTCCTCCTTCTCCTATGTTTTTGTTGTATGATAAAAGCAGCCAAAAATAGTGTAGAAGGAGATTTGGAAATGAACATCAAAACACTCATCGACCTCACCATGCCGATCACGGCCCAAACTCCGGTGTACCCGGGGGATCCGAAGCCGAAAATCGAACCGGCGGCGACGTTCGCCCAAGACGGCTATCACGTCAGCCGCTTGGTGCTTGGGTCGCACAGCGGCACGCATGTGGATGCGCCGTTTCACTTTTACGAACACGGTTGGCGGCTCGATGACGTGCCGCTCACGTATTTTCTTGGCCGCGGCGTCGTGATCAATGCCACCGGAAAAGCGGAAGGCGAAGCGGTGACGATGGCCGATGCCGCTCCGTATATCCCGAAGCTGTCGCCGGGAACCATTGTGTTGTTTCATACCGGCTGGTCGCAATACGCCGGAACAAAGCGGTATTTTTCCCATCCGTACGTTGCGCCGGAGGTGATTGAAGCGATGCTGGAGCGAGGCGTGCGGACGTTTTTCATCGACGCGCTCAACATCGACCCGCCGGACGGCTCGTCGTTCCGCGCCCACGAACTTATTCTTGGCGCCAACGGGGTGATCGGAGAAAATTTCGTGAAC
Above is a window of Geobacillus thermoleovorans DNA encoding:
- a CDS encoding ExeA family protein translates to MYKTFYSLSREPFSKETNPPEAYQGASYQEALAALDYMKRTRGIGLLIGEPGAGKTFALRAFKESLNPSLYHVVYFPLSTGSVMDFYRGLAFGLGEEPKYRKVDLFYQIQQGIERLYHEQRVTSVFILDEMHLAKDAFLQDIAILFNFHMDSTNPFVLILAGLPHLQAKLRLNQHRPLHQRIIMRYQMGPLDKEEVVGYIEHRLKQAGAKHSIFTPAALEAIALQSQGWPRIINNLATTCLLYGAQLKKHMIDEDIVRMAAEEMGY
- a CDS encoding extracellular solute-binding protein, yielding MGLKEWLNAVKAEFEKQHPDVKVRFVPIQASEGDFFAKLALMVKNEQTAPDIVTEDTFMINSDAAAGNIDPLDKYINQWDDWKNFNDSVKQGVTAVDGKIYGVPYSTDTRGLWYNVNIFSKAGLPVPWNPKSWDDVLEAAKTIKEKVPGVVPFWANSGKATGEATSMQTFEMLLYGTNDTLYNFDTKKWVVKSQGFLDSLEFIHEIYSNGLGPELSQVLTGKAGDIVQTELMPKEKVGIVLNGNWVPGVWREGGPSPWPEGTKVYKLTAMPTQHGQDPGFTSMSGGWALSIPTKADNKDLAWEFIKLATSKEYNKLYVLKQGDLTPRTDVAQDPEVLNAPGSVTKEAASFIKFTHFRPGVDKYPAVSTAIQAAVEAVATGSLSPTEAMDQYAREVTRIVGSENVEVREYK
- a CDS encoding ArnT family glycosyltransferase; protein product: MRNPSVRNISFYAAAASIFSMMVYNVFYHLGTFPISSWDEARHGVNAYEMLRHGNLIVNTYLGHPDYWNLKPPVSYWAIMIGYKLVGMNALGLRLMSGICATLTAVAIALFVKKRFGSMAAIVSLLALSTSTQYLLNHCARTGDADSLFVFFFTLSILSLLAARRQTRWLYAAGLACSLAFLTKSWHAGNILLIMVLYFLITRQWESGRWRAWWRAALTFVVPVLAWAFARYHYDGFSFFKQMIGYDLLLRSTRPIEGHIGDETYYGIILVHFFFWWLALLVGIMVISYMQGVRLLAFEGTDHRLKEDVIGILLWICVPLLMFTIAKTKIRWYILPVYPPLCMLIGICASQLWRKGTWGARGVLLTGLLFVASFYETNIQHYIHHPKPNFELALLQQTAQMPVHGYELFMYHPLHEKGRWPQNAVLTAELANDLKPRHGGLKTFLHTSRSLLLVKKAWFSKQLEHQYHLSVLASNRWGYILEKHA
- a CDS encoding aldehyde dehydrogenase family protein; this translates as MSIAVQKQKLYINGEWREAKSYTELKSPYSRETIAEIPTATEEEVDEAIAAAYAARQTMTAMPAHERAAILERVVEQLKERQEEAARLIALEAAKPITTAKGEVARTIQTYKFAAEEAKRIHGETLPLDAAPGGENRIALTVREPIGVIGAITPFNFPMNLVAHKLGPAIASGNTVVLKPASQTPLSAYFIAELFEKAGLPKGALNVVTGSGRTVGDKIVTDPRISMITFTGSPEVGIAIRNKAGLKRVTLELGSNSAVIVDEQVDLDRIIPRCVFGAFTFQGQVCISLQRVYVHEKRYDEFVEKFVAAAKQLKTGDPLDPTTDVSALITPNDVDRALSWIEEAKQGGANVVLGGERDGNILLPTVIVDAEPTMKVSCQEVFAPIVLINRVRSIDEAIELVNDSRYGLQAGIYTDNVHTAWKAAKQLHVGGVLINDIPTFRVDHMPYGGVKESGFGREGIRYAIEEMTELKLIIFNQN
- a CDS encoding substrate-binding domain-containing protein yields the protein MDRYFRGIGANSVCTDNILGAYEATKHLLDLGHAKIGIISSIPEGTTSIEDRIKGFEKALTEYNIPIDHHLYLLDLTLEEHDNTNKDKIRDFLSNHRDITALFVINNGLTVMEVALEMGYTIPQDLSIIMFDDYEFSHLLKVPPTCMRQQEKLLGQEAVKLIISTVENPLQKRQQIFVPPKLIIRNSTALYKAKTSQQVN
- a CDS encoding cyclase family protein, producing the protein MNIKTLIDLTMPITAQTPVYPGDPKPKIEPAATFAQDGYHVSRLVLGSHSGTHVDAPFHFYEHGWRLDDVPLTYFLGRGVVINATGKAEGEAVTMADAAPYIPKLSPGTIVLFHTGWSQYAGTKRYFSHPYVAPEVIEAMLERGVRTFFIDALNIDPPDGSSFRAHELILGANGVIGENFVNFERIDFDDPYIIALPLSLPSCDGSPVRAVAVQWA
- a CDS encoding carbohydrate ABC transporter permease, which produces MDAEMRKNIHRNIQHFSNVQNKRDGRLILRSILFLFPACSLLVVFFIGPILLTFYFAFTNMSLTGTTAQAIEFVGFKNFLYMFSDPNFRVSVIKTIIFLVFSAVIGQQVLGFILALLMKERNRTFRRVIGATVLAGWVTPEVVVAFAFFAFLNEHGTLNTMLQWIGIKPIAWLFTFPMVSVIIANIWHGTAFSMLVFQSALDNVPKSLEEAAIIDGATGWQRLWKIIIPVIKGQIVTNMILVTLQTLGVFTLIYALTGGGPGMATQTLPIYMYNQAFVNYQLGYGTAISLAMLLIGIIASLLYIRLLKVKV
- a CDS encoding enoyl-CoA hydratase, coding for METVVLTFDQNKAILELNRPQALNAMDVQMLTELVDALRKIKESDASVVVIRGKGRGFSAGGDIKTMLAVDDPSQFQTVMKTIQEMIMLLYTMPKITVSLIHGPAAGLGFSFALASDYLIATKEARLAMNFIGIGLIPDGGGHFFLAQRVGTAKAKQIIWEGKPMSADEAQHLGLVDLVVDNEEQAEQFIASLREKPLQAMIATKMVYVEQTKEELLRVLELETDAQQRMRQTEDHREGVRAFLEKRKPVFRGR